One region of Vallitalea okinawensis genomic DNA includes:
- a CDS encoding 2-hydroxyacyl-CoA dehydratase gives MNDRIIHVGLDVGSTTVKLVVLDHYGELLYSKYKRHYSDIKLTVQSVLNKAFKHFEDYAITIKVTGSGGLGVSKWLEIPFIQEVIACTIAVEKVAPKTDVAIELGGEDAKITYFEGSIDQRMNGTCAGGTGAFIDQMATLLKTDASGLNELAKKHTTIYPIAARCGVFAKTDVQPLLNEGAAKEDIAASIFQAVVTQTISGLACGKPIRGNIAFLGGPLYFLSELRQRFIETLDLSKEQIIMPDHSQLIVAIGAAMDSRQNESLTFEQFIGRLSKLKSSNDNEVGRLDPLFKTKEDYQDFIDRHNTYKVKRRSLEGYEGKCFLGIDAGSTTTKAALISEEGEILYTYYGSNEGQPLKKSIHILKELYSRLPKGIKIDYAAVTGYGENLIKSALKIDIGEIETMAHYKAANFFLPGVDFILDIGGQDMKCLKIKDGIIDDILLNEACSSGCGSFLETFAKSLKMSIEDFAKVSLLAKEPVDLGSRCTVFMNSRVKQAQKEGAEVGEISAGLSYSVIKNALLKVIKVRDPKKLGKKIIVQGGTFYNDGVLRAFEMISEREAVRPDIAGIMGAFGAALIAKDRYMKDMESSIITEAELERFSTASSFKRCELCTNHCQLTINEFSDGRRFVSGNRCERGAGEVVKKNTLPNMFDYKYKRIFNYKSLSKGEATRGVIGIPRVLNIYENYPFWHKFFTELKFRVELSPRSNKKIYEEGIETIPSESACYPAKIVHGHVMNLIKRGIDVIFYPCIPYEYKEQKDAENNYNCPIVTSYPETINNNIEEIEQGKVRFMKPFLPMDHQERLTERLHEEFKSFGISLSEVKRAVDLAWDERFKFKEDIQKKGEEIIKYLDETGKKGIVLSGRPYHVDPEVNHGLEKIITSLDMAVLTEDAVAHLGQVERPLRVLDQWVYHSRLYAAAEYVGTKNNLEYVQLTSFGCGVDAVTSEQVHDILSKNGKIYTLIKIDEGNNLGAIRIRMRSLKAALDERERKGMKLKKKDTSTKRISFTKEMRQTHTILAPQMSPMHFDFIEEAFNNSGYRVEILPSVDRGAIDEGLKYVNNDACYPTIIVIGQMMKALKSGKYDLNNVSLVMSQTGGGCRASNYIGFIRKALKDADLEHIPVISINASGLESNPGLKYTPALLNRAMIGLVYGDLLMRVLYRTRPYELEKGSANKLYEKWKVKALENVANNSLSDFNKNVKAIVKEFDKLPINDIVKPKVGIVGEILVKYHPTANNELVDVLEAEGAEVCVPDLIDFVLYCAYNQNFKYDHLAGKKKSKNIANGTIWGIELYRKTMRKALEKSKRFNPPSYIHEKAEHAEELLSIGNQTGEGWFLTGEMVELVKHGVANIVCVQPFACLPNHVVGKSMIKPIKKRYPEANIVAIDYDPGASEVNQLNRVKLMMSVAYRQLEEKTIEVPIKEESHEKKSYA, from the coding sequence ATGAATGATCGTATCATACACGTAGGATTAGATGTGGGTTCAACAACAGTAAAACTAGTTGTATTAGATCATTACGGAGAATTACTTTATAGTAAGTATAAAAGACATTATTCAGATATTAAGTTGACTGTACAATCAGTCTTAAATAAAGCATTCAAACATTTCGAGGACTATGCTATAACAATTAAAGTTACTGGTTCTGGAGGTTTGGGTGTATCCAAGTGGTTAGAAATTCCTTTTATACAAGAGGTTATTGCCTGTACAATAGCTGTTGAAAAAGTAGCACCTAAAACAGATGTAGCGATTGAGCTAGGTGGAGAAGATGCAAAGATTACATATTTCGAAGGAAGCATCGACCAACGAATGAATGGTACATGTGCTGGAGGAACTGGTGCTTTTATCGATCAAATGGCTACGCTATTAAAAACGGATGCAAGTGGCTTAAATGAATTAGCAAAAAAACATACGACCATTTATCCTATTGCTGCACGTTGCGGTGTTTTTGCAAAGACAGATGTTCAACCTTTATTGAATGAAGGAGCTGCTAAAGAAGATATAGCTGCATCAATTTTTCAAGCAGTTGTAACTCAGACTATCAGTGGATTAGCATGTGGAAAACCAATCAGAGGTAATATTGCTTTTTTAGGTGGACCCTTATATTTCTTATCTGAATTAAGACAACGCTTTATCGAAACTTTGGATTTATCGAAAGAACAAATTATCATGCCTGACCATTCGCAATTAATTGTAGCTATAGGTGCGGCTATGGATAGTCGTCAAAATGAATCATTAACTTTTGAACAGTTTATTGGAAGATTAAGTAAACTAAAAAGTAGTAATGATAATGAGGTGGGGCGATTAGATCCATTATTTAAGACCAAAGAGGATTATCAAGACTTTATTGATCGTCATAACACTTACAAAGTAAAGAGACGCTCCTTAGAAGGCTATGAAGGCAAGTGTTTCTTAGGTATTGATGCCGGCTCGACGACGACTAAAGCTGCATTGATTTCTGAGGAGGGTGAAATTCTTTATACTTATTATGGAAGCAATGAAGGTCAACCTCTTAAGAAATCCATTCATATTTTAAAAGAACTCTATAGCAGGTTACCAAAAGGTATAAAGATAGATTATGCTGCTGTAACAGGTTATGGTGAAAATCTCATTAAGTCTGCTTTAAAGATTGATATTGGTGAAATCGAAACGATGGCACATTACAAGGCCGCAAATTTCTTCTTACCTGGTGTGGATTTCATTTTAGATATCGGTGGTCAGGATATGAAATGTCTCAAAATTAAAGATGGCATCATTGATGATATTTTGCTGAATGAAGCCTGTTCATCAGGATGTGGATCTTTTCTTGAAACTTTTGCGAAATCACTTAAGATGTCCATTGAAGACTTTGCAAAAGTATCTCTTTTAGCTAAGGAACCAGTGGATTTGGGATCTCGCTGTACTGTTTTCATGAATTCTCGTGTTAAACAGGCTCAAAAGGAAGGGGCAGAAGTAGGTGAAATCTCTGCAGGACTATCCTATTCAGTTATTAAAAATGCTTTATTAAAAGTAATTAAAGTAAGAGATCCTAAAAAGCTTGGTAAAAAAATTATCGTACAAGGCGGTACATTCTATAATGATGGTGTATTAAGAGCTTTTGAAATGATATCTGAACGTGAAGCAGTACGACCTGATATAGCAGGCATCATGGGTGCATTTGGAGCAGCACTCATTGCCAAAGATAGATATATGAAGGATATGGAAAGTAGTATTATCACAGAAGCTGAACTAGAGAGATTTTCAACAGCATCCAGTTTTAAACGTTGTGAGCTTTGTACCAATCATTGTCAATTAACGATCAATGAGTTTTCAGATGGGCGACGCTTTGTTTCAGGAAACCGTTGTGAACGGGGAGCGGGAGAAGTTGTTAAAAAGAACACCCTGCCCAACATGTTTGATTATAAATATAAAAGAATTTTTAACTATAAATCGTTGAGTAAAGGGGAAGCTACAAGAGGTGTCATAGGTATACCTAGGGTCTTAAACATTTATGAGAATTATCCATTTTGGCATAAGTTTTTTACTGAACTTAAATTCCGAGTGGAGTTATCGCCCAGATCCAACAAGAAGATTTATGAAGAGGGTATAGAAACCATTCCTTCTGAATCAGCATGTTATCCAGCAAAGATTGTCCATGGTCACGTTATGAATTTAATTAAACGCGGCATTGATGTTATTTTTTATCCTTGTATACCTTACGAATATAAGGAACAGAAAGATGCAGAAAACAATTATAACTGTCCAATAGTTACCTCTTATCCAGAAACGATCAATAATAACATAGAAGAAATAGAACAGGGCAAGGTTCGGTTTATGAAACCTTTCCTACCAATGGATCATCAAGAAAGATTAACAGAACGTTTGCATGAGGAATTTAAGAGTTTTGGTATTAGTCTTTCAGAAGTGAAAAGAGCAGTTGATTTAGCATGGGATGAAAGATTTAAATTCAAAGAGGATATACAAAAAAAAGGTGAAGAAATTATTAAATATCTTGATGAAACGGGGAAAAAAGGTATTGTGTTAAGCGGTCGTCCTTATCATGTTGATCCGGAAGTTAATCACGGTTTAGAGAAAATCATTACATCTTTAGATATGGCAGTATTAACTGAAGATGCAGTGGCTCATTTAGGTCAAGTAGAAAGACCTTTAAGGGTACTAGATCAATGGGTTTATCATTCAAGGTTATATGCAGCAGCGGAGTATGTTGGTACTAAAAATAACCTAGAATATGTACAATTAACATCCTTTGGATGTGGTGTTGATGCCGTTACATCTGAACAAGTTCATGATATTCTAAGCAAAAATGGTAAGATCTATACCTTGATTAAGATTGATGAAGGTAATAACTTAGGTGCTATTCGTATACGTATGCGATCTTTAAAAGCGGCACTTGATGAACGCGAAAGAAAAGGAATGAAGTTAAAGAAAAAGGATACATCAACAAAGCGTATTTCCTTTACAAAAGAAATGCGCCAGACACATACTATTTTAGCGCCACAGATGTCACCAATGCATTTCGATTTCATTGAAGAGGCTTTCAATAATTCAGGTTACCGTGTTGAAATTCTACCCTCTGTTGATAGGGGTGCTATTGATGAAGGCTTAAAGTATGTTAATAATGACGCTTGCTATCCGACAATCATTGTAATTGGTCAGATGATGAAAGCTCTTAAATCAGGAAAGTATGATCTAAACAATGTCTCCTTAGTGATGTCGCAAACAGGCGGCGGTTGTAGAGCATCTAATTATATTGGTTTCATTCGTAAAGCCTTAAAGGATGCAGATTTAGAGCATATTCCTGTCATTTCAATCAACGCTTCTGGACTAGAGAGCAATCCTGGTTTGAAATACACACCAGCGTTGCTAAATCGTGCAATGATAGGCTTGGTATATGGTGATTTACTGATGCGAGTACTCTATCGTACGCGACCATATGAGTTAGAAAAGGGTTCAGCAAATAAACTGTACGAAAAGTGGAAAGTAAAAGCACTAGAGAATGTAGCTAATAATAGTTTATCTGACTTCAATAAGAATGTTAAAGCTATTGTGAAGGAGTTTGACAAGTTACCAATCAACGATATCGTTAAGCCTAAAGTAGGTATTGTAGGTGAAATTCTTGTTAAGTATCATCCCACAGCGAATAATGAATTAGTGGATGTTCTTGAAGCAGAAGGAGCAGAAGTCTGTGTACCTGATTTAATTGATTTTGTCCTATATTGTGCATATAACCAGAATTTTAAATATGATCATTTAGCTGGGAAAAAGAAAAGTAAAAATATTGCTAACGGCACTATTTGGGGTATAGAATTATATAGGAAGACCATGAGAAAAGCTCTTGAGAAAAGTAAGCGATTCAATCCACCATCTTATATTCATGAAAAGGCTGAACACGCAGAGGAATTACTGTCCATAGGTAATCAAACCGGAGAAGGTTGGTTCTTAACAGGAGAGATGGTGGAACTGGTGAAACATGGCGTGGCTAATATTGTTTGTGTTCAACCATTTGCTTGCTTACCTAATCATGTTGTCGGTAAATCTATGATTAAGCCTATTAAGAAAAGATATCCAGAGGCGAATATTGTTGCTATCGATTACGATCCTGGTGCAAGTGAGGTTAATCAGCTGAATCGTGTTAAATTAATGATGTCAGTTGCTTATAGACAACTAGAAGAAAAGACCATAGAGGTACCAATTAAGGAAGAATCACATGAAAAGAAATCATATGCGTAA
- a CDS encoding CAP domain-containing protein, translating into MKRKIFSLTLVISLIFSVACTGQQQEPVKGVESSVSETGDVKTVKVTSNTANVRTGCSADAPVAQTSNKDATLNVVNQVEDWYAVKLPDNTIGFVSANECKPIVAETGQAAGQGGQGTDAGTAGQGGQGADAGTAGQGAGGATPGTNGEGAGDKGTTPETPNNGQNDGAETPDANTDNGTLTDQEQEMLRLVNEARSQNGLQPLKADMELTNVARIKSQDMIDNNYFSHNSPTYGSPFDMMKDFGISYVKAAENIAGNQNSTSAHDALMNSPGHRKNILDPDMTHIGIGIQQGGQYGNMFTQMFVSRPQ; encoded by the coding sequence ATGAAAAGAAAAATATTTAGTTTGACTTTAGTTATATCGTTGATTTTCAGTGTTGCATGTACTGGTCAACAGCAAGAACCTGTTAAAGGTGTAGAATCTTCTGTATCAGAAACTGGTGATGTTAAAACAGTTAAGGTTACATCAAATACTGCCAACGTAAGAACTGGCTGTTCTGCTGATGCTCCAGTTGCTCAAACTTCTAATAAGGATGCTACCCTCAACGTAGTCAATCAAGTTGAAGATTGGTACGCTGTAAAGCTTCCTGATAATACCATCGGATTTGTATCAGCTAATGAGTGTAAACCTATCGTAGCTGAAACTGGCCAAGCAGCTGGTCAAGGTGGTCAAGGTACTGATGCCGGTACAGCTGGTCAAGGCGGCCAAGGCGCTGATGCTGGTACAGCTGGTCAAGGTGCTGGTGGAGCAACTCCAGGTACCAATGGTGAAGGTGCTGGGGATAAAGGTACAACGCCAGAAACTCCTAATAATGGTCAAAACGATGGCGCTGAAACGCCTGATGCTAATACAGATAATGGTACACTAACCGATCAAGAACAAGAGATGTTAAGACTTGTTAATGAAGCACGCTCACAAAATGGTCTTCAACCATTAAAAGCTGATATGGAACTAACTAATGTTGCACGTATAAAATCTCAAGATATGATCGATAATAATTATTTTAGCCATAATTCACCAACTTATGGTAGTCCTTTTGATATGATGAAAGATTTTGGTATTAGCTACGTGAAAGCTGCTGAAAACATTGCTGGTAATCAAAATTCAACTAGCGCTCACGATGCTTTAATGAATTCACCTGGACATAGAAAAAATATTCTTGATCCAGATATGACTCATATCGGTATAGGTATTCAACAAGGTGGTCAATATGGTAATATGTTCACACAAATGTTTGTAAGTCGACCACAATAA
- a CDS encoding MarR family winged helix-turn-helix transcriptional regulator, with protein sequence MERVIGGKFIKPNVNIRRLYRLIQSCISDEIKQYGLSSGLFNFIVELGDNGELNLSSLSKAVGVDNGHTTRAINKLVQLDYVKKVKDEKDARGYRVYLTDKGLIVYNKMYKHVSNMLNEVSKDVDANDLEVYSRVVDQLYDGFKAYQRKKNDCQ encoded by the coding sequence ATAGAGCGGGTTATAGGAGGGAAATTTATTAAACCTAATGTTAACATTCGAAGATTATATAGGTTAATTCAGTCTTGCATAAGTGATGAGATAAAACAATATGGTTTAAGCAGTGGGTTGTTTAATTTTATAGTAGAGTTAGGTGATAATGGCGAACTCAATCTATCCAGCTTAAGTAAAGCAGTAGGTGTTGATAATGGGCATACAACGAGAGCAATCAATAAGCTGGTTCAACTAGATTATGTTAAGAAAGTTAAAGATGAAAAGGATGCTAGAGGTTACAGAGTGTATTTAACTGACAAGGGATTAATCGTTTATAATAAGATGTATAAACATGTATCCAATATGCTAAATGAAGTATCTAAAGATGTTGATGCGAATGATCTAGAAGTTTATTCAAGAGTGGTTGATCAATTATATGATGGTTTCAAGGCTTATCAAAGGAAAAAAAATGACTGCCAATAA
- a CDS encoding sensor histidine kinase, whose amino-acid sequence MIHFKSLSMKIWFTYILLIMTLTIVIISIGFLNRNKLKKDTIYEYLEYLQRVEYGLQYNQDLEISISNELARDLDDYLDDYDAFIPVYHVVISTDHNQVTFLDQLTYHKYSSKENMLLEWLNSFKKNNNLEKGRYTTILNGSKIIMVTNQVELEDENLVLLSFSPFKVDYFDILKSFAMPCLLSLFGFIVAKIVSKNIVGSLKKIEDYAHDISKKEWSEPLSLDRADEIGRLAITMNHMQESLKSAEEHEREMLQCISHDLKTPVMLIKSYAHALIDGIYVNEPEENLNIIIDEANRLEHKIKQLLYLNTLSYASDFDDLNESVEISETIENIHRTFKMTRDDINWKMTLNKVMVKGNKEKLRVAFENIMDNQVRYVISNISIEVLDMGDFAIIKIYNDGIQIKEELLKNIFKTLYKSKDGKFGLGLSITSKIVHLHNGTIDAMNLKNGVLFQVKLPKA is encoded by the coding sequence ATGATACATTTTAAGTCCTTAAGTATGAAAATCTGGTTTACCTATATACTATTGATCATGACGTTGACTATTGTAATAATATCTATAGGTTTTCTAAATAGAAATAAACTTAAGAAGGATACCATCTATGAGTATTTAGAATACCTACAAAGGGTTGAGTACGGGCTTCAGTATAATCAAGACTTAGAGATAAGTATAAGCAATGAATTAGCTAGGGATTTGGATGATTATTTAGATGATTATGATGCATTTATACCTGTTTATCATGTCGTAATAAGTACAGACCACAACCAAGTTACCTTCTTAGATCAATTAACCTATCACAAGTATTCAAGTAAAGAAAACATGCTTTTAGAGTGGTTGAATAGTTTTAAGAAGAATAATAACTTAGAAAAAGGCAGGTATACAACTATATTAAATGGAAGTAAAATAATTATGGTTACAAATCAAGTTGAATTAGAAGATGAAAACTTAGTATTGCTATCTTTTTCTCCTTTTAAGGTTGATTATTTTGATATTTTAAAATCATTTGCTATGCCATGTCTTTTATCTTTGTTTGGATTTATTGTAGCCAAGATCGTTTCAAAAAATATAGTAGGATCTCTAAAAAAAATAGAAGATTATGCTCATGATATTTCTAAGAAAGAATGGTCAGAACCTTTAAGCTTAGATAGGGCAGATGAAATTGGGCGTTTGGCTATTACCATGAACCATATGCAAGAATCTCTTAAAAGTGCCGAGGAGCATGAGCGTGAAATGCTTCAGTGTATCTCTCATGACTTAAAAACTCCTGTCATGTTAATAAAGAGCTATGCACATGCACTTATTGATGGTATATATGTCAATGAGCCTGAAGAAAATTTAAATATCATTATCGATGAGGCTAATCGATTGGAACATAAGATTAAACAACTACTTTATCTCAATACATTAAGTTATGCTTCTGATTTTGATGACTTGAATGAGAGTGTAGAAATCAGTGAGACCATAGAAAATATTCATAGAACTTTTAAAATGACACGAGATGATATTAACTGGAAGATGACTTTAAATAAAGTTATGGTAAAGGGAAATAAAGAAAAATTGAGAGTAGCCTTTGAGAATATTATGGATAATCAGGTTAGATATGTTATAAGTAATATTTCAATTGAGGTATTAGATATGGGAGACTTTGCAATCATCAAAATTTATAATGATGGTATACAAATTAAAGAAGAGCTATTAAAAAATATCTTCAAAACTCTTTACAAATCCAAAGATGGAAAATTTGGCTTAGGATTGTCCATTACTTCTAAAATCGTTCATCTGCATAACGGAACCATTGATGCAATGAATCTTAAGAATGGTGTTTTATTTCAAGTTAAACTCCCAAAAGCATAA
- a CDS encoding response regulator transcription factor, with protein MDKRIFLVEDEIKLNTLLTKYLELEGYQITSFYDGQTASKCINHSPDLWILDIMLPDMDGYQLIKEIKDFNQQIPVIFISARNEEVDRLVGLKLGSDDYLAKPFLPQELVIRTNNLFRRIYPEKEKPEINKLSDYILDYQQRTAFYKEEEIILTRKEFDLLHFFSKNKNIVVSREQILLNVWGDTYFGSDRVVDDTLRRIRKKLELINIVTIYGIGYKLVIK; from the coding sequence GTGGATAAGAGAATTTTTTTAGTTGAAGACGAAATAAAGTTAAACACCCTTTTAACTAAATATCTTGAGTTAGAAGGTTATCAAATTACATCCTTTTACGATGGTCAGACTGCCTCTAAGTGCATTAACCATTCACCGGATCTTTGGATATTAGATATCATGCTGCCAGATATGGATGGCTATCAATTGATCAAAGAAATAAAGGATTTTAACCAACAAATACCTGTCATTTTCATTTCTGCTAGAAATGAAGAAGTTGATCGATTAGTTGGTCTTAAATTGGGGAGTGATGATTATCTGGCTAAGCCTTTCCTACCACAAGAATTGGTTATTCGTACCAACAACCTTTTTAGAAGGATTTATCCTGAGAAAGAGAAGCCTGAGATTAACAAGCTTAGTGATTATATTCTAGATTATCAACAAAGAACAGCTTTTTATAAAGAAGAAGAAATCATATTAACTCGAAAAGAATTTGACCTGCTTCATTTCTTTAGTAAAAATAAGAATATTGTCGTTTCTCGGGAACAGATTTTACTCAATGTATGGGGAGATACTTATTTTGGTTCTGATAGAGTTGTTGATGATACACTGAGAAGAATTAGAAAAAAATTAGAATTAATTAATATTGTTACAATCTATGGCATAGGTTATAAGCTGGTGATAAAATGA
- the trpB gene encoding tryptophan synthase subunit beta — protein sequence MRHQFGEFGGQYVPDPVVKALGELEKAFEEAIEDSSFIEEYKMYLKEYVGRPSPLFYAENMTNDLGGAKVYLKREDLNHTGAHKINNVIGQILLAKRMGKKKIIAETGAGQHGVATATAAAMFDMECEIFMGEEDTIRQRLNVFRMEMLGAKVTPVTTGTRTLSDAVDFAIAQWVERIDDTFYLLGSAVGPHPYPVIVKEFQKIIGKEAKKQILEKEGRLPDYCIACVGGGSNAIGLFAEFVPHEEVKLIGVEAAGKGIHTDEHAATMTLGKEGVLHGMRTIYVQDDNGDVKPVYSISAGLDYPGVGPEHAYFKESGRADYFAATDEEAVDSFLYLSKTEGIIPAIESSHAIAYARKFVPTLSKDEIVIINVSGRGDKDVEAIESFLRNR from the coding sequence ATGAGACATCAATTTGGAGAATTTGGAGGTCAATATGTACCTGACCCAGTAGTAAAAGCTTTAGGAGAATTAGAAAAAGCATTTGAAGAAGCTATTGAGGATTCAAGTTTTATTGAAGAATACAAGATGTATTTAAAAGAATACGTTGGACGCCCTAGTCCTTTGTTCTATGCTGAAAACATGACCAATGATTTAGGGGGAGCAAAAGTATACCTTAAGAGAGAAGATCTTAACCATACTGGCGCTCACAAGATTAATAATGTTATCGGTCAAATATTATTGGCAAAGCGGATGGGAAAGAAGAAAATTATTGCTGAGACAGGTGCAGGCCAGCATGGTGTTGCTACAGCTACTGCGGCAGCAATGTTTGATATGGAATGTGAAATTTTTATGGGGGAAGAAGATACGATTCGCCAAAGACTCAATGTGTTTAGGATGGAAATGCTTGGGGCAAAAGTTACACCTGTTACAACGGGTACACGTACTTTAAGTGATGCTGTTGATTTTGCCATTGCACAATGGGTAGAAAGAATTGATGATACCTTCTATTTATTAGGTTCAGCTGTAGGACCACACCCTTATCCCGTTATTGTTAAAGAGTTTCAAAAAATTATTGGTAAAGAAGCCAAGAAACAAATTCTAGAAAAAGAAGGTCGCTTACCAGATTATTGTATAGCCTGTGTAGGCGGTGGTAGTAATGCTATAGGTTTATTTGCAGAGTTTGTACCTCATGAAGAAGTGAAGTTAATTGGTGTAGAAGCAGCAGGTAAAGGAATTCATACTGATGAACATGCTGCTACTATGACACTTGGTAAAGAAGGTGTGCTACATGGCATGCGTACAATATATGTTCAGGATGATAATGGTGATGTGAAACCTGTTTATTCTATTTCAGCTGGACTTGATTATCCTGGTGTAGGACCAGAACATGCATATTTTAAAGAATCAGGAAGAGCGGACTATTTTGCAGCAACAGACGAGGAAGCAGTAGATTCCTTTTTGTACTTATCAAAAACAGAAGGGATTATACCTGCCATTGAAAGCTCACATGCTATAGCTTATGCTAGAAAATTTGTTCCCACATTATCAAAGGATGAAATTGTTATTATCAACGTCTCAGGAAGAGGCGATAAAGATGTAGAAGCTATCGAAAGCTTTTTAAGAAATCGCTAA
- a CDS encoding nuclease-related domain-containing protein, with protein MSKVIVNKKYLQSRVKRDLLLGFLMVLTGIAGIIILSDFGMAPTLYMLIPFVGLVIPGVFYFKTFSRERERLKKDDAALKDLSRLPEKYTVLRNVYVPYQGNIIECDFVVIGENGIFVMEVNGTKGHIYESKDINYWLRYLSKRKAKIFVKAIGNQSTVVDRKVLALAEYLLRFNVHTWIQGIVYFSNKRSEVELVNQKAVFSDQSELLSYITSYPTKIELDELKIEKIVKLLHLDTLAK; from the coding sequence ATGAGTAAAGTTATCGTCAATAAGAAATATTTGCAATCTCGAGTCAAGAGAGACCTACTATTAGGTTTTTTAATGGTTTTAACTGGGATAGCAGGTATCATTATATTATCTGATTTTGGTATGGCTCCAACCTTGTATATGTTAATACCCTTCGTTGGATTGGTTATTCCTGGTGTTTTCTATTTTAAGACCTTTTCAAGAGAAAGAGAAAGATTAAAAAAAGATGATGCGGCCTTAAAAGATCTTAGCAGATTACCAGAAAAATATACTGTTCTAAGAAATGTTTATGTTCCTTATCAAGGTAATATTATTGAATGTGATTTTGTTGTAATTGGAGAAAATGGTATTTTTGTTATGGAGGTAAATGGGACAAAGGGACATATCTATGAAAGTAAAGACATTAACTATTGGCTACGTTACTTGTCAAAAAGAAAAGCAAAGATCTTTGTAAAAGCAATCGGTAATCAAAGTACTGTGGTTGACAGAAAAGTACTAGCTCTAGCAGAGTATCTTTTACGCTTTAATGTACATACTTGGATTCAAGGTATTGTTTATTTTAGTAATAAGCGATCTGAAGTTGAATTGGTCAATCAAAAAGCTGTATTTAGTGATCAATCGGAATTACTAAGTTATATAACAAGTTATCCAACGAAAATTGAACTGGATGAATTAAAGATAGAAAAAATCGTAAAACTGCTTCATTTGGATACATTAGCAAAATAA
- a CDS encoding AAA family ATPase produces MKNSEYNVESIIENIENVVIGKRNEIKLLLTALLCNSHVLIEDVPGVGKTTIANALAKSIEGDFKRIQFTPDVMPSDITGFSMFNPKKNSFEYVEGAIMANIILADEINRTPPKTQSSLMEVMSEKQVTVDGKAYKLPQPFMVIATQNPVEYLGTYPLPEAQIDRFIMKISLGYPNANEEWAILTAYQKTNPLDTLQSVVSCEELIKMQKIVREDIEIEESIYDYIIELVGKTRSHPYVQLGASPRASLHLSLASRAMAFMNNRSYVLPDDVRSLAQNVLVHRLVLHQEAKLKKVTSEQIISEIIKDTSLPVVKKR; encoded by the coding sequence GTGAAAAATTCAGAATATAATGTCGAATCCATTATAGAAAATATTGAGAATGTTGTAATTGGGAAACGAAATGAAATCAAGCTACTCCTTACAGCTCTATTATGCAACTCCCATGTACTTATTGAAGATGTCCCTGGTGTAGGTAAAACAACTATAGCAAACGCACTAGCGAAATCCATCGAAGGTGATTTTAAACGTATTCAATTTACTCCTGATGTTATGCCTTCAGATATCACTGGCTTCTCTATGTTCAATCCTAAAAAGAACAGTTTTGAATATGTTGAAGGGGCAATTATGGCCAATATTATTTTAGCAGATGAAATCAACCGTACACCACCTAAAACACAGTCAAGTTTAATGGAAGTCATGTCAGAAAAGCAAGTTACTGTTGATGGTAAAGCCTATAAGCTGCCTCAACCTTTTATGGTTATTGCTACACAAAACCCAGTGGAGTACCTAGGTACTTATCCCCTACCCGAGGCGCAAATAGATCGTTTTATCATGAAAATCTCCTTAGGTTACCCCAATGCTAATGAGGAGTGGGCCATTTTAACCGCATATCAAAAAACAAATCCTCTAGATACACTTCAATCCGTTGTTAGTTGTGAGGAATTAATTAAAATGCAGAAGATCGTTCGTGAAGATATTGAAATCGAAGAAAGCATTTATGATTATATCATAGAGTTGGTTGGTAAAACCCGATCTCATCCCTATGTGCAATTAGGAGCTAGTCCCAGGGCTTCCTTACACTTATCTCTAGCTTCAAGGGCAATGGCTTTCATGAATAACCGATCTTATGTACTACCTGATGATGTAAGATCATTAGCTCAAAATGTTTTGGTTCATCGATTAGTCTTACATCAAGAAGCTAAATTAAAGAAAGTGACTTCAGAGCAAATCATCAGTGAAATTATTAAAGATACCTCACTGCCGGTGGTGAAAAAAAGATGA